The following coding sequences are from one Desulfosporosinus orientis DSM 765 window:
- a CDS encoding IclR family transcriptional regulator, whose amino-acid sequence MEPEVKVKSLQKALEVLNCFTEKQPLGVTEISEKLGLYKSNVHNILMTFTAMEYLIQDEESGKFRLGSRVITLSRALGDSYDILRLATPFMNKFTDLFNEIVYLAIPHKDEVIYLGAAYPGNYHKMGLQNVQGDCAPMHCTGVGKAILSSLPDEFIEEYMSQQMIRMTEYTITEPELLRNEIKRIREKGYAVDNMELSIGITCVGVPILDRKNKLVGAWSVSGPSPRMNQERIMEIQLQLKQSANELKVLL is encoded by the coding sequence ATGGAACCGGAAGTAAAAGTTAAGAGCCTGCAGAAGGCGCTGGAAGTTTTGAACTGTTTTACTGAAAAGCAGCCCCTTGGAGTAACTGAGATAAGTGAAAAGCTTGGTTTGTATAAGAGCAATGTCCATAATATCTTAATGACCTTTACAGCTATGGAATACTTGATTCAGGACGAAGAAAGCGGGAAATTCCGTTTGGGCAGCCGGGTTATTACACTTAGCCGTGCCCTTGGCGACAGCTATGATATTTTGAGGCTGGCTACGCCGTTTATGAACAAATTTACAGACCTTTTTAATGAGATCGTTTATCTTGCTATTCCCCACAAAGATGAGGTTATTTATCTCGGAGCAGCCTATCCGGGCAATTATCACAAGATGGGGCTGCAAAATGTTCAGGGCGATTGTGCGCCAATGCACTGTACCGGAGTGGGGAAGGCCATACTCTCCAGCCTCCCGGATGAGTTCATTGAGGAATACATGAGCCAACAGATGATCCGTATGACCGAGTATACAATTACTGAACCCGAATTGCTGCGCAATGAGATTAAGCGCATTCGCGAGAAGGGGTATGCTGTTGATAATATGGAGTTGTCGATTGGGATAACGTGTGTTGGTGTTCCGATTCTCGACCGAAAGAATAAACTTGTGGGTGCATGGAGTGTCAGTGGGCCGTCACCGCGAATGAATCAAGAAAGAATCATGGAAATCCAGCTCCAGCTGAAACAAAGCGCAAATGAACTGAAAGTACTCCTATAA